A DNA window from Thermus tengchongensis contains the following coding sequences:
- a CDS encoding HAD family hydrolase yields MKLWLLDLDDTLLVDHRVGEEVLGRLGQEAGVEGLFQVVRQKAEEFFRQAPFYPWAERIGHSALEALWARYSTPGLETLAEWAWPFRERVFREALGELGGPVERARELAEAFFRERRRYPLFPEVPEFLENLRVRGGILVLLTNGVPDLQREKLFGAGLGGAFPLTLISGEVGLGKPDPRLFRMALCAFGVGPEEAVMVGDNPERDIQGALLAGVKAVWVDRGHRPKDPRYPAHLEVRDLREALALLGG; encoded by the coding sequence ATGAAGCTTTGGCTTTTGGACCTGGACGATACCCTTCTTGTGGACCACCGGGTGGGCGAAGAGGTCTTAGGCCGCCTGGGGCAGGAAGCAGGGGTGGAGGGTCTATTCCAGGTGGTGAGGCAAAAAGCAGAGGAGTTCTTCCGACAGGCTCCCTTCTACCCCTGGGCCGAGCGCATTGGCCACTCGGCCCTGGAGGCCCTTTGGGCCCGCTACTCCACCCCGGGGCTGGAAACCCTGGCGGAGTGGGCCTGGCCCTTTCGGGAAAGGGTTTTTCGGGAAGCCCTTGGGGAGCTGGGCGGTCCTGTGGAGCGGGCAAGAGAGCTGGCGGAGGCCTTTTTCCGGGAGAGGCGCCGCTACCCCCTTTTCCCCGAGGTGCCAGAATTTCTGGAGAACCTTCGGGTCAGGGGAGGTATCCTGGTCCTCCTCACCAACGGGGTTCCTGACCTGCAACGGGAAAAGCTCTTTGGGGCCGGCCTGGGAGGGGCTTTCCCCCTCACCCTCATCTCCGGGGAGGTGGGCCTGGGCAAGCCGGACCCCCGGCTCTTCCGCATGGCCCTCTGCGCCTTCGGCGTGGGCCCGGAGGAGGCGGTGATGGTGGGGGATAACCCGGAGCGGGATATCCAGGGGGCCCTTTTGGCGGGGGTGAAGGCGGTATGGGTGGACCGGGGCCACCGCCCCAAGGACCCCCGCTACCCCGCCCACTTGGAGGTGCGGGACCTGCGGGAGGCCCTGGCCCTCCTGGGGGGGTAG
- a CDS encoding Uma2 family endonuclease, with the protein MTPVRKRFTVEEFHRMAQAGLLGEDNRVELLEGEVWEMSPIGSRHAAAVRRLRRLFTPLEMEGACLIAVQDPVRLSPFSEPQPDLALLRPQPDLYQEEHPGPQDILLLVEVAEASLAYDLAVKAPLYARHGVLELWVLDLEGKRLHVFRSPSPEGYREVQTLAPGNHLAPAAFPSFSLPVAELLG; encoded by the coding sequence ATGACCCCGGTGCGCAAGCGGTTTACCGTGGAGGAGTTCCACAGGATGGCCCAGGCGGGCCTCCTGGGAGAGGACAACCGGGTGGAGCTTCTGGAGGGAGAGGTTTGGGAAATGAGCCCCATCGGTAGCCGCCATGCCGCCGCCGTGCGGCGCCTTCGCCGCCTGTTCACCCCCTTGGAGATGGAAGGGGCCTGCCTTATCGCCGTACAGGACCCCGTGCGCCTTAGCCCTTTCAGCGAGCCCCAGCCGGACCTGGCCCTTTTGCGCCCCCAGCCTGACCTTTACCAGGAGGAGCACCCCGGCCCCCAGGATATCCTCCTCCTGGTGGAGGTGGCGGAGGCCTCCTTGGCCTACGACCTTGCGGTTAAGGCACCCCTATACGCGCGCCATGGGGTCCTTGAGCTCTGGGTGCTGGACCTGGAGGGCAAGCGGCTCCACGTCTTTCGCTCCCCCTCCCCCGAGGGTTACCGGGAAGTCCAAACCCTGGCCCCAGGAAACCACCTGGCTCCCGCGGCCTTCCCCTCCTTTTCTCTCCCGGTGGCCGAGCTCCTCGGCTAA
- a CDS encoding M20 family metallopeptidase yields the protein MDWIRLLSRLLQAESLPGQEGEAATLLLEALKGIGLTATLDEAGNVEALLGEKEPEVVLTGHLDVVPVGDPTHWPYPQGTVAQEAVWGRGAVDMKGPLVAMLLALEALAQRPLKGRVRLLATVQEEVGGLGSRHAAERLSPLAFILGEPSGRRLMRGHRGRAEVWADFEGEETHAALSGPENPLYALGEYLLALRELPLPPGLKLTPTRVDTYPGARNQTPGVVRLYLDVRYEPEANLETLLDNLKALGDASVYIPEEERASGEVRLVIPALWPPYRLPEDHPLLLAALKALGQEGAGLWPFTTDAPYLGTKAPVLGYGPGDPSLAHTSREHILLAEVEGAAQDYVRLVEALWNAA from the coding sequence GTGGACTGGATCCGGCTTCTTTCCCGCCTCCTCCAGGCGGAAAGCCTCCCCGGGCAGGAAGGGGAAGCGGCAACCCTCCTCCTGGAGGCCCTTAAGGGTATAGGCCTGACGGCCACCCTGGACGAGGCGGGAAACGTGGAGGCCCTCTTGGGGGAGAAGGAACCCGAGGTGGTGCTAACCGGGCACCTGGACGTGGTGCCCGTGGGGGATCCCACCCACTGGCCCTACCCCCAGGGCACCGTGGCCCAGGAGGCCGTCTGGGGCCGGGGGGCGGTGGATATGAAAGGTCCTTTGGTGGCCATGCTCCTGGCCCTCGAGGCCCTTGCCCAAAGACCCCTCAAGGGACGTGTGCGCCTCCTGGCCACGGTGCAGGAGGAGGTGGGGGGCCTGGGGAGCCGTCATGCCGCAGAAAGACTTTCCCCCCTGGCCTTCATCCTGGGGGAGCCCTCAGGGAGAAGGCTCATGCGGGGCCACCGGGGCCGGGCGGAGGTCTGGGCGGACTTTGAAGGAGAGGAGACCCACGCCGCCCTCTCGGGCCCGGAAAACCCCCTCTACGCCCTGGGGGAGTACCTCCTGGCCCTACGGGAACTTCCCCTTCCCCCTGGTCTCAAGCTCACCCCCACCCGGGTGGACACCTACCCCGGGGCCCGGAACCAGACCCCCGGGGTGGTCCGCCTGTACCTGGACGTGCGCTACGAGCCCGAGGCCAACCTGGAAACCCTTTTGGATAACCTCAAGGCCCTGGGGGATGCCTCGGTCTACATCCCCGAGGAGGAGCGGGCCTCGGGGGAGGTGCGCCTCGTCATCCCCGCCCTCTGGCCTCCTTACCGCTTGCCGGAGGACCACCCCTTGCTCCTTGCGGCCCTTAAGGCCCTGGGCCAGGAAGGGGCGGGCCTTTGGCCCTTCACCACCGACGCCCCCTATCTGGGCACCAAGGCTCCCGTCTTGGGCTACGGCCCGGGGGACCCCTCTTTGGCCCACACTTCCAGGGAGCATATCCTCCTGGCCGAGGTGGAAGGGGCCGCCCAGGACTACGTACGCCTGGTGGAGGCGTTATGGAACGCCGCTTGA
- the rlmB gene encoding 23S rRNA (guanosine(2251)-2'-O)-methyltransferase RlmB has protein sequence MWIYGRNPVLEALKEGRVRRVLVARGVEAWLLRELERLGAEYTLVPRIELDTLLRTTHHQGLAAEVEEPCYAPLEEAFFLAEARKELPLLVFLDGITDPRNYGAMIRSALALGAHGVVSEERRSAPLSPLALKASAGAALKLPVVKVKNLPRTLEEVKKRGLWVYGLDVRGGKTPKELDFQRPLALVVGSEGEGMRRLVREACDELFRIPIREEAESLNASVALGIALYAVALGRGVG, from the coding sequence ATGTGGATCTACGGAAGGAACCCGGTCCTCGAGGCCCTGAAGGAGGGCCGGGTGCGGCGCGTCCTGGTGGCCCGGGGGGTGGAAGCCTGGCTTTTAAGGGAGCTGGAGAGGCTCGGGGCAGAGTACACCCTGGTGCCCCGGATCGAGCTGGACACCCTCCTCCGCACCACCCACCACCAGGGCCTGGCGGCGGAGGTGGAGGAGCCCTGCTACGCTCCCTTGGAGGAAGCCTTCTTTCTGGCGGAAGCCCGCAAGGAGCTCCCCCTTCTGGTCTTCCTGGACGGCATTACCGACCCCAGGAACTACGGGGCCATGATCCGAAGCGCCCTGGCCCTGGGGGCCCACGGGGTGGTTTCGGAGGAACGCAGGAGCGCTCCCCTCTCCCCTCTGGCCCTGAAGGCCAGCGCTGGGGCCGCCTTAAAGCTTCCCGTGGTGAAGGTGAAAAACCTTCCCCGGACCCTGGAGGAGGTCAAGAAAAGGGGGCTTTGGGTATACGGGCTGGATGTAAGGGGGGGGAAAACCCCCAAGGAGCTGGACTTCCAAAGGCCCTTGGCCCTGGTGGTGGGCTCGGAGGGAGAAGGTATGCGCCGGCTGGTGCGGGAGGCCTGCGACGAGCTCTTCCGCATCCCCATCCGGGAAGAGGCCGAGTCCCTGAACGCCTCCGTGGCCTTAGGGATAGCCCTGTATGCGGTGGCCCTGGGCCGGGGTGTAGGATAG
- the amrB gene encoding AmmeMemoRadiSam system protein B, with product MDLVRPPAVAGYFYPSEPARLRQEVERLLQEAQAAPDPGVRGLLAPHAGYFYCGKVMAEGFRALSAWRGKAKRIFLLGPSHFVPFLGVAFYPYRAWATPLGEVAVDLEGGRRLGEKGPPFLTYEEPFREEHSLEVLLPFFQVALPGTPILPLLFGEVAPQEVAEALLPELGEEDLVVASSDLSHYHPDPVARKRDASTLEKALALDAEGVAEAEACGRLPWATLTALAQGLGWRPRLLAYATSAEASHDASRVVGYAAVAYLLEEDPPALR from the coding sequence ATGGACCTGGTGAGGCCCCCGGCGGTGGCCGGGTACTTTTACCCCTCGGAACCCGCAAGGCTCCGGCAGGAGGTGGAACGCCTCCTGCAAGAAGCCCAGGCCGCCCCTGACCCAGGGGTGCGGGGCCTTCTTGCCCCCCACGCGGGCTACTTCTACTGCGGCAAGGTGATGGCGGAGGGCTTCCGGGCCCTTTCCGCTTGGAGGGGAAAGGCGAAGCGGATTTTCCTTCTAGGGCCCAGCCACTTTGTGCCCTTCCTGGGCGTAGCCTTTTACCCCTACCGGGCCTGGGCCACCCCCTTGGGGGAGGTGGCGGTGGACCTGGAAGGGGGGAGGAGGCTTGGGGAAAAGGGCCCTCCCTTTCTGACCTATGAGGAGCCTTTCCGGGAGGAGCACAGCCTCGAGGTCCTCCTCCCCTTCTTCCAGGTAGCCTTGCCGGGCACGCCCATCCTCCCCCTCCTCTTCGGGGAGGTGGCCCCCCAAGAGGTGGCCGAGGCCCTCTTGCCGGAACTGGGGGAGGAGGACCTGGTGGTGGCCTCCAGCGACCTCTCCCACTACCACCCTGACCCCGTGGCCCGGAAGCGGGACGCCTCCACCCTGGAAAAGGCCCTGGCCCTGGACGCGGAGGGGGTGGCCGAGGCTGAGGCCTGCGGCCGCCTTCCCTGGGCCACCCTCACCGCCCTGGCCCAAGGGCTAGGATGGCGGCCTAGGCTCCTCGCCTACGCCACCAGCGCCGAGGCTTCCCATGACGCAAGCCGCGTGGTGGGGTACGCCGCGGTGGCCTATCTCCTGGAGGAAGACCCACCCGCTTTAAGATGA
- a CDS encoding DUF916 domain-containing protein produces the protein MKRIFPFLLTLALGALAQSTLGVEPPVLLKEAKPGEVLTQTLTVYNVGTRPVRVRVSLGDWTYDPMGKIQFLPTGTLKESASPWATFSPAEFLLEPKQSRPLTYTLTVPKDAVSGTHWGILFLESEDPNPPPGVPLATFRVRMAHVFYVNIGPLTSGGRITGIVPSPPKDPQEPYRFAIQYQNTGNTAQKLSGRFEVRDSMGRKVAEAEVEEVVVLPDQVRILPVTLVGPLPAGNYTALAILNYGDPTKDVAADLPFTLRTPLSAPPGPPANEGGKGGTP, from the coding sequence ATGAAACGAATCTTTCCTTTCCTCCTCACCCTGGCCCTCGGCGCCCTAGCTCAAAGCACCCTGGGCGTGGAACCGCCCGTCCTCCTCAAGGAGGCCAAGCCGGGGGAGGTGCTCACGCAAACCCTCACCGTCTACAACGTGGGCACCCGTCCCGTGCGGGTGCGGGTCAGCCTGGGGGACTGGACCTACGACCCCATGGGAAAGATCCAGTTCCTGCCCACGGGTACCTTGAAGGAAAGCGCAAGCCCCTGGGCCACCTTTTCTCCGGCGGAATTTTTACTGGAACCCAAGCAAAGCCGCCCCCTCACCTACACCCTCACCGTGCCCAAGGACGCTGTCTCCGGCACCCACTGGGGCATCCTCTTCCTGGAATCCGAGGATCCCAATCCACCCCCCGGGGTACCCCTGGCCACCTTCCGGGTGCGCATGGCCCATGTCTTCTACGTGAACATAGGACCTTTAACCTCTGGGGGGCGGATCACCGGGATCGTGCCCAGCCCCCCTAAGGACCCGCAGGAGCCCTACCGCTTCGCCATCCAGTACCAGAATACGGGCAACACCGCCCAGAAGCTTTCCGGCCGCTTTGAGGTACGGGACAGTATGGGGCGGAAGGTGGCGGAAGCCGAGGTGGAGGAGGTGGTGGTGCTGCCGGACCAGGTGCGCATCCTCCCGGTAACCCTGGTGGGGCCATTGCCCGCAGGGAACTACACCGCTTTGGCCATCCTCAACTACGGCGACCCCACCAAGGACGTGGCCGCAGACCTGCCCTTCACCCTGCGCACCCCCCTGAGCGCCCCACCTGGGCCTCCGGCGAACGAGGGGGGAAAAGGAGGTACCCCATGA
- the amrS gene encoding AmmeMemoRadiSam system radical SAM enzyme, with the protein MTLTATLREADLARPLPKGYVQCRACAHYCAVPEGSAGKCGVRRNLGGRLYLVTYGKAAAVHLDPVEKKPLYHFHPGEGILSVGTVGCNLFCAFCQNWQISQFREFKVTPEGHLDRPIGEDWPPEAIVAEAEALGVRLLAYTYNEPAVWIEYAHDTAKLAKERGMKNVFVTSGFETEEAWEYITPYLDAANVDLKGFTEKFYREVCGARLKPVLQSLEHLVAKGVWVEVTTLLLEGYNDAPEEVRAMARFLKGLSPEVPWHLTAAHPDYRMLDLRPTRHTTLVRAYEIAKEEGLKFVYVGNVLDPERSSTRCPDCGRLLVQRRGYRVETLWDTPGVCPGCGRRIPGVWTW; encoded by the coding sequence ATGACCCTCACCGCTACCCTAAGGGAAGCTGACCTGGCCCGGCCCTTGCCCAAGGGGTACGTGCAGTGCCGGGCCTGCGCCCACTATTGCGCCGTGCCCGAAGGCAGTGCGGGCAAGTGCGGGGTGCGGCGCAACCTCGGGGGGAGGCTCTACCTGGTCACCTACGGCAAGGCCGCCGCGGTCCACCTGGACCCCGTGGAGAAGAAGCCCCTCTACCACTTCCACCCTGGGGAGGGCATCCTCTCGGTGGGCACCGTGGGGTGCAACCTCTTCTGCGCCTTCTGTCAAAACTGGCAGATTTCCCAGTTCCGCGAGTTCAAGGTCACGCCGGAAGGCCACCTGGACCGGCCCATCGGGGAGGACTGGCCCCCGGAGGCCATCGTGGCGGAGGCCGAAGCCCTGGGGGTGCGGCTTCTGGCCTACACCTACAATGAGCCTGCCGTCTGGATCGAATACGCCCACGACACGGCCAAGCTGGCCAAGGAACGGGGCATGAAAAACGTCTTCGTCACCAGCGGCTTTGAAACGGAGGAGGCCTGGGAGTACATAACGCCCTACCTGGATGCGGCCAACGTGGACCTCAAGGGCTTCACCGAGAAGTTCTACCGGGAGGTCTGCGGGGCCCGGCTAAAACCCGTGCTGCAAAGCCTGGAGCACCTGGTGGCGAAGGGCGTGTGGGTGGAGGTGACCACCCTCCTCCTGGAGGGCTACAACGATGCCCCGGAGGAGGTGCGGGCCATGGCCCGCTTCCTCAAGGGGCTTTCCCCGGAAGTGCCCTGGCACCTCACCGCCGCCCACCCCGACTACCGCATGCTGGACCTTAGGCCCACCCGGCACACCACCCTGGTGCGGGCCTACGAGATCGCCAAGGAGGAGGGCCTGAAGTTTGTCTACGTGGGCAACGTCCTGGACCCGGAGCGAAGTTCCACCCGCTGCCCAGACTGCGGCAGGCTCCTCGTCCAGAGGCGGGGCTACCGGGTGGAAACCCTCTGGGACACCCCAGGCGTCTGCCCAGGGTGCGGGAGGAGGATCCCTGGGGTATGGACCTGGTGA
- a CDS encoding DUF2905 domain-containing protein, whose amino-acid sequence MEVGKALLFLGVLLVLLGLVLLYFPKVFSWFGHLPGDIRIEREGLRVYIPITSALVLSLLLTLLWNLLGLLRR is encoded by the coding sequence ATGGAGGTGGGTAAGGCTCTGCTTTTTCTCGGAGTTTTACTGGTCCTTCTGGGTCTCGTGCTCCTCTATTTCCCCAAGGTCTTTTCCTGGTTCGGCCACCTGCCGGGGGACATCCGAATCGAGCGGGAAGGCCTACGGGTGTACATTCCCATCACTTCGGCCCTGGTTCTTTCCCTTCTTCTCACCCTGCTCTGGAATCTCCTGGGCCTTCTTCGCCGCTAA
- a CDS encoding glucokinase, whose translation MTVVGLDLGGTKIAAGVFDGERLLSRVVLPTPEEGGLAVVQALAEATAKAEAEAGVKGVAIGLGTPGPLDFKEGVIRFTPNIRGLVNFPIRRLLEEATKRPVYLENDANAAALAEHHLGAAKGETSSLFLTVSTGIGGGVVLGGRVLRGERGQGGELGHITLLPGGPVCGCGLEGCLEALAAGRALEREASYAYHRKVDTKELFQLFQEGEAKAERILLQAARYVGMGLASLVKAFDPGAVVVGGGLALNAPQAYWEALEEAYRHYLSGWEIPPLRRALLGGEAGLLGAALTAYLEVRDGGG comes from the coding sequence ATGACCGTGGTGGGCTTGGACCTGGGGGGGACCAAGATCGCCGCCGGGGTCTTTGACGGGGAAAGGCTTCTTTCCCGGGTGGTCCTCCCCACCCCTGAGGAAGGGGGCCTGGCGGTGGTCCAGGCCCTGGCGGAGGCCACGGCCAAAGCAGAGGCGGAGGCTGGGGTGAAGGGCGTGGCCATCGGCCTGGGCACCCCGGGTCCCTTGGACTTCAAGGAGGGGGTGATCCGCTTCACCCCCAACATCCGGGGTCTCGTGAACTTTCCCATCCGCCGCCTTCTGGAGGAGGCCACCAAAAGGCCCGTGTACCTGGAAAACGACGCCAACGCCGCCGCCTTGGCCGAACACCACCTGGGAGCGGCCAAGGGGGAGACAAGCTCCCTCTTCCTCACGGTTTCCACCGGGATCGGGGGCGGGGTGGTCCTGGGGGGGAGGGTCCTAAGGGGAGAGAGGGGGCAGGGAGGGGAGCTAGGCCACATCACCCTGCTCCCCGGGGGGCCGGTGTGCGGCTGCGGGCTGGAGGGGTGCCTCGAGGCCCTGGCCGCGGGCCGGGCCCTGGAGCGGGAGGCCTCCTACGCCTACCACCGCAAGGTGGATACCAAGGAGCTCTTCCAGCTTTTCCAAGAAGGCGAGGCCAAGGCGGAGCGCATCCTCCTCCAAGCGGCCCGCTACGTGGGCATGGGCCTGGCCAGCTTGGTCAAGGCCTTCGATCCCGGGGCGGTGGTGGTGGGCGGGGGCCTGGCCCTGAACGCCCCTCAGGCGTACTGGGAGGCCTTGGAGGAAGCCTATCGCCATTACCTCTCGGGCTGGGAGATACCCCCCTTGCGCCGGGCCCTTCTGGGAGGGGAGGCTGGGCTCTTGGGTGCCGCCCTCACCGCCTATCTGGAGGTTCGGGATGGAGGTGGGTAA
- a CDS encoding universal stress protein, with protein MYKTILMPTDGSPCSLQALEHGLSLAKALGAKVHFLYVLENPAQAIWIAPESVPYGLELLEDLKKAGEEAIAKALSLAQEKGVEATGEVKEGVPVPTIVEAAKGFDLLVMGTHGRTGLDKLLLGSVTEGVLHRVGIPVLVVRCR; from the coding sequence ATGTACAAAACCATCCTGATGCCCACGGACGGTAGCCCCTGTAGCCTGCAGGCCCTGGAGCACGGCCTTTCCCTGGCCAAAGCCTTGGGGGCCAAGGTCCACTTCCTCTACGTGCTGGAGAACCCCGCCCAGGCCATCTGGATCGCCCCGGAGAGCGTCCCTTATGGCCTTGAGCTCCTGGAGGATCTGAAGAAGGCGGGGGAGGAGGCCATCGCCAAGGCCTTGAGCCTGGCCCAGGAAAAGGGGGTGGAGGCCACGGGGGAGGTGAAGGAGGGGGTGCCCGTGCCCACCATCGTGGAGGCGGCCAAGGGATTCGACCTCCTGGTCATGGGCACCCACGGGCGCACCGGGCTGGACAAGCTCCTCCTGGGCTCGGTGACCGAGGGGGTTTTGCACCGAGTGGGGATACCCGTTTTGGTGGTGCGGTGCCGTTAA
- a CDS encoding DUF2007 domain-containing protein: MERRLIAGTPYRRLLTAPRPVAEGVRARLEARGIPVILETPFSGLPEAALGTYMGDVNLWVPEGFWGEAEAVLEEEIP; encoded by the coding sequence ATGGAACGCCGCTTGATCGCCGGCACCCCCTACCGCAGGCTCCTCACCGCCCCCCGGCCCGTGGCCGAGGGAGTGAGGGCGAGGCTCGAGGCCAGGGGCATCCCCGTGATCCTGGAAACCCCCTTTTCCGGCCTTCCCGAGGCCGCCTTGGGCACCTACATGGGGGACGTGAACCTTTGGGTACCCGAGGGCTTTTGGGGAGAAGCGGAGGCGGTTTTGGAGGAGGAGATCCCATGA
- a CDS encoding LOG family protein, with protein sequence MRLISAFVSSRVAPSDPWYARLVRYGEVMAEEGFGLACGGYQGGMEALAKGVKARGGVVVGVTAPALFPERKGPSPYVDVELPAASLPERIGRLLDLGAGYLALPGGVGTLAELTLAWNLLYLRRGLGRPLAVDPYWLALLKAHGEIAPEDLALLQVVADEEDLRRFLRSL encoded by the coding sequence ATGCGGCTGATTAGCGCCTTCGTTTCCTCGAGGGTGGCCCCCAGCGACCCCTGGTACGCCCGCTTGGTCCGCTACGGGGAGGTGATGGCCGAGGAAGGCTTTGGCCTGGCCTGTGGGGGCTACCAGGGGGGGATGGAGGCTTTGGCCAAGGGCGTGAAGGCCAGGGGAGGGGTGGTGGTGGGGGTGACGGCCCCTGCCCTCTTCCCTGAGCGGAAGGGCCCGAGCCCCTACGTGGACGTGGAGCTCCCTGCCGCCAGCCTCCCTGAGCGCATCGGCCGCCTTTTGGACCTGGGGGCGGGGTACCTGGCCTTGCCGGGTGGGGTGGGCACCTTGGCCGAGCTCACCCTGGCCTGGAACCTCCTCTATCTGCGGCGGGGCCTGGGGCGGCCCTTGGCGGTGGACCCTTACTGGCTTGCCCTCCTCAAGGCCCACGGGGAGATCGCCCCGGAGGACCTGGCCCTTTTGCAGGTGGTGGCGGACGAGGAAGACCTGCGGCGCTTTTTGCGGAGCCTATGA